A window from Candidatus Bathyarchaeota archaeon encodes these proteins:
- a CDS encoding long-chain fatty acid--CoA ligase gives MSPQKKTLQHLEYPKVPLSGLLEANAKNFPDHVAIAYCANTLTYAQLDILANQFANALSTLGAKKGDCVALYLPNIPQFVISYFGALKIGGVVTTISPLHREREVEYQLCDSGAQTIVTLDSLFPIVEKVREKTPLKNVITTGLNDYDTQTSPSPSLPNTFSFRQLLLEASSSHTSLKFDPAVDLAALQYTGGTTGTPKAAMLTHRNLVSNAVAFAATIKGTSQDVFLTALPLFHIYGLTTSLTVPISLGAKMVLLSKFEPVKTLTTIQQEHVSVFCGVPTMYTMLINYPDLGNYDLKSVRVCISGASALPPQVQRSFMEVTGGFLAEGYGLSEASPVTHCSPVDKALALRVGSIGLPLPDTEAKIVDAETGVPLGVGQRGELAVRGPQVMAGYWHRPDETAQVLRDGWLLTGDIARIDADGYCYIVDRKKDLIKYKDYSVYPRELEDLLYEHPAVKQCAVVGKPDPKTGEIPVAYIVLKDGVSATAEEIKGYVNAKVAAYKAIRDVVFLDALPLTAAGKVLKRALKERA, from the coding sequence TTGTCCCCTCAGAAAAAAACCCTCCAGCACCTAGAATATCCAAAGGTGCCTCTTTCGGGGTTGCTTGAGGCAAACGCAAAAAACTTTCCCGACCACGTCGCAATTGCCTATTGCGCAAATACCTTGACCTATGCGCAACTCGACATTTTGGCTAACCAATTCGCAAATGCCCTATCCACTTTAGGCGCCAAGAAAGGTGACTGTGTGGCGCTCTATCTGCCCAACATCCCCCAATTCGTAATCAGCTACTTCGGAGCCCTAAAAATAGGCGGGGTGGTGACAACGATTAGTCCGCTGCATCGGGAACGCGAGGTAGAATATCAGCTCTGCGATTCAGGCGCCCAAACAATCGTCACTTTAGACTCTCTGTTCCCCATTGTGGAGAAAGTTAGAGAAAAAACACCCCTAAAAAACGTTATAACCACGGGCTTAAACGATTACGATACCCAAACATCCCCTTCCCCTTCTCTTCCAAACACGTTTTCTTTTAGGCAACTGCTCCTAGAAGCATCCTCCTCCCATACTTCACTCAAGTTTGACCCCGCTGTGGACTTAGCTGCCCTCCAATACACAGGCGGAACAACAGGAACCCCCAAAGCCGCCATGCTCACCCACCGCAACCTCGTCTCAAACGCAGTTGCCTTCGCCGCCACCATCAAAGGCACAAGCCAAGACGTGTTCCTCACGGCATTGCCGCTTTTCCACATCTACGGCTTAACCACCAGCCTAACTGTCCCCATCAGTTTAGGCGCAAAAATGGTGCTTCTATCCAAGTTTGAACCCGTCAAAACCCTCACCACTATCCAGCAAGAGCATGTTTCGGTGTTCTGCGGGGTACCGACCATGTACACGATGCTAATCAACTACCCTGACTTAGGCAACTATGATTTGAAGTCTGTGCGGGTGTGTATTTCTGGTGCTTCCGCTTTGCCGCCACAGGTGCAGAGGAGCTTCATGGAGGTGACAGGGGGCTTTTTAGCGGAGGGTTACGGATTGTCGGAGGCGTCGCCGGTAACGCATTGTAGTCCTGTGGATAAGGCGTTGGCGTTGCGGGTGGGCTCGATTGGTTTGCCGCTGCCCGATACCGAAGCCAAAATTGTGGACGCCGAAACTGGCGTGCCCCTTGGTGTGGGTCAGAGGGGTGAATTGGCTGTTCGGGGACCCCAAGTCATGGCAGGCTACTGGCATCGCCCAGACGAAACCGCCCAAGTGCTCCGCGACGGTTGGCTGCTTACAGGTGACATCGCCCGAATCGACGCGGACGGTTACTGCTATATTGTGGACCGTAAAAAAGACCTCATCAAATACAAAGACTACAGCGTCTATCCCCGCGAACTCGAAGACCTGCTCTATGAACACCCCGCCGTAAAACAATGTGCCGTCGTCGGTAAACCCGACCCCAAAACAGGCGAAATCCCAGTCGCTTATATCGTGCTAAAAGACGGCGTTAGTGCTACAGCTGAAGAAATCAAAGGTTACGTTAACGCAAAAGTAGCCGCCTACAAAGCAATCCGCGACGTCGTGTTTTTAGATGCTTTGCCCTTAACTGCCGCTGGAAAAGTCCTCAAACGCGCCCTCAAAGAACGCGCTTAA
- a CDS encoding heavy metal-binding domain-containing protein, whose translation MNCPRCSNYAPDGASFCPKCGASLTQNQPFLLVTTPMVAGYKITKVLGVVTGLTPRTRGILGQFIAGFESMMGGEVTAFTAEVEKARWEAIERAKSRAIALGANAIVGLDVETSDMGTQNGILLFSATGTAVVIEPESTP comes from the coding sequence ATGAATTGCCCCCGATGCTCAAACTATGCTCCTGACGGCGCATCTTTTTGCCCCAAATGCGGAGCCTCCCTTACCCAAAACCAGCCCTTCCTGTTAGTGACTACTCCTATGGTGGCGGGTTACAAAATCACCAAAGTTCTCGGCGTAGTTACGGGGTTGACTCCTCGCACCCGCGGTATACTTGGCCAATTTATCGCTGGATTTGAATCCATGATGGGTGGCGAAGTCACCGCTTTCACTGCTGAGGTTGAGAAGGCACGCTGGGAAGCCATTGAACGCGCCAAATCCCGCGCAATTGCTTTAGGCGCCAACGCGATTGTAGGCTTAGATGTGGAAACTTCTGACATGGGTACCCAGAATGGGATTTTGCTATTTTCGGCAACGGGAACAGCCGTCGTAATTGAACCTGAATCTACACCATAA
- a CDS encoding nitrogen fixation protein NifH has translation MDEWKAKLKADPSAWLLEEDNPSVRYFTLTELLAKQKDATEASEAKKAIMTQGVVPKILSKLNSDGYWGTPTNFYTAKYKGTVWQLLILAELGADPTDSRVKGACEFILNNSQHPQSSGFAMARSEREGGGRQSAVIPCLTGNMLFSLIRLGYLDDPRVQAGIDWIAMFQRFDDGDGAARGEFYDRLKACFGKHTCHMGAAKALKALAEIPADQRSAKTKATIEAGAEYFLKHHIFKKSHDLTKVPKPGWMKFGFPLMYQTDALELLGILASLGYKDSRMQEAVDLVLSKQDEQGRWTLEHSFNGKFQANIETVGQPSKWVTLKALIAIKQVYS, from the coding sequence ATGGATGAATGGAAAGCTAAACTCAAAGCGGACCCATCAGCATGGCTCCTAGAAGAAGATAACCCCTCTGTGCGATACTTCACCCTAACCGAACTTTTAGCAAAACAAAAAGACGCTACCGAAGCATCTGAAGCGAAAAAAGCCATAATGACCCAAGGCGTAGTCCCCAAAATCCTCTCCAAACTCAACAGCGATGGCTACTGGGGAACCCCCACAAACTTCTACACCGCCAAATACAAAGGAACCGTATGGCAGCTATTGATTTTGGCGGAACTCGGCGCAGACCCAACTGACTCCCGCGTCAAAGGCGCCTGTGAATTCATACTCAACAACAGCCAGCACCCCCAGAGCAGCGGCTTCGCGATGGCGCGTTCAGAGAGGGAGGGCGGCGGCAGGCAAAGCGCGGTGATTCCCTGCCTGACAGGCAACATGCTTTTTAGCCTCATCCGACTGGGCTACCTCGACGACCCACGGGTGCAGGCGGGGATAGATTGGATAGCAATGTTTCAACGCTTTGACGATGGGGATGGAGCAGCCAGAGGCGAGTTCTATGACCGCTTGAAGGCGTGTTTTGGCAAACATACCTGTCATATGGGCGCCGCTAAAGCCCTAAAAGCCCTCGCCGAAATCCCCGCAGACCAAAGAAGCGCCAAAACAAAAGCCACCATCGAAGCCGGAGCAGAATACTTCCTTAAACATCACATCTTCAAAAAAAGCCACGACCTAACCAAGGTTCCTAAGCCGGGATGGATGAAATTCGGGTTTCCCTTAATGTACCAGACTGACGCGTTGGAGTTGCTGGGAATTCTTGCAAGCTTGGGGTATAAAGATTCGCGTATGCAGGAGGCGGTGGATTTGGTGCTTTCAAAACAGGACGAGCAGGGCAGATGGACGCTGGAGCACAGTTTTAACGGCAAATTCCAAGCCAACATTGAAACGGTAGGGCAACCCAGCAAGTGGGTGACGCTAAAAGCGTTAATTGCCATAAAACAAGTCTACAGCTAA
- a CDS encoding flavodoxin family protein: MKTIIVLYSYHHLNTQKIGEVFAKILDAEIKNPKTTDPAEVANYDLVGFGAGIDSGKHYKELLDFADNLPEVNGKEGFIFSTSGISNPKYQTKIHTELREKLQVKGYQIVGEFNCHGFNTNSFLKAFGGMNKGSPNAEDLANAEEFAQNLKSKK, translated from the coding sequence TTGAAAACCATAATTGTACTGTACTCTTACCATCATCTTAATACTCAAAAAATTGGCGAGGTTTTTGCAAAAATTCTCGATGCAGAAATCAAAAACCCCAAAACCACCGACCCAGCAGAAGTAGCAAATTATGATTTGGTGGGGTTTGGAGCAGGAATCGATAGCGGAAAACACTACAAGGAACTGCTAGATTTCGCCGATAACCTACCAGAGGTTAATGGTAAAGAAGGATTCATTTTTTCCACCAGCGGAATTTCAAATCCCAAATACCAAACCAAAATACACACTGAGCTGCGAGAAAAACTGCAAGTAAAAGGTTACCAGATTGTTGGCGAATTTAATTGTCACGGATTTAACACAAACAGTTTCCTCAAAGCTTTCGGCGGCATGAACAAGGGCAGTCCAAACGCAGAAGACCTCGCCAACGCAGAGGAATTCGCGCAGAACCTGAAATCCAAAAAATAA
- a CDS encoding DUF2207 domain-containing protein, which produces MVNLRVFVFVALLAVALSASTLCLAGAQSSLAYTVDHEWAQIFINQDGTIDLIYNISVTITQGSMGGFYVGQPNGDYTIGEARDQNGNPLEVNYADEGSNYRVDVLFNPRLQAGQSMWFEVSTNVAGMISNDTQNPGNYGMQFIPQWISDTPIDDVRIQIVLPPGVSTGDVKTTQESYYNGTSMVDGQLAVYWERPQIGAGEQFMVGVSFPSSALPNYTPSEPSSGGPDLSIIFPIIFGVFALILIIGVIRVARKSAYTSPKVSMETLGVKRGLTAVEAAYLLDLKPPQLVTAILYSLLQKRAVWAQETKPSLKLKVLPPYEDKVGPKDSPLRYYEIDFLRALRADGTLDEEKLARTVMFLRDTVEQKMEGFSRKDTVAYYGRIVAEAWTQVEQAGTPELASNAYDQQLLWLMLDPNQRTKTETAFRDRVFTPNPLWFWWWYGYTVYHPHPTYVPNVSVPAQSGPAPTIPGAQFANNIATAIESTGNNIVVNLEKFANSIVPAPPKASHEPAHKGANCVCACAACACACACVSCACACAGGGGH; this is translated from the coding sequence ATGGTAAACCTCCGCGTGTTTGTGTTTGTTGCGTTGTTGGCTGTGGCGCTCTCAGCCTCCACCCTATGCCTCGCAGGCGCTCAAAGCAGCTTAGCGTATACAGTTGATCATGAATGGGCGCAGATATTCATCAATCAGGACGGCACCATCGACTTAATCTACAACATTTCTGTCACGATTACACAGGGGTCTATGGGTGGCTTCTATGTGGGGCAACCCAACGGCGACTACACGATTGGGGAAGCCCGTGACCAAAACGGGAACCCGCTTGAGGTTAACTATGCTGATGAGGGCAGCAACTACCGGGTGGATGTGCTTTTTAACCCGCGGTTGCAGGCGGGTCAATCCATGTGGTTTGAGGTCTCCACTAACGTGGCAGGCATGATAAGCAACGACACCCAAAACCCCGGCAACTACGGCATGCAATTCATCCCCCAGTGGATAAGCGACACCCCAATCGACGATGTGCGCATCCAAATTGTGCTACCCCCGGGGGTTTCTACAGGTGACGTGAAAACCACACAGGAGAGCTATTACAATGGCACATCTATGGTGGATGGGCAATTGGCTGTTTACTGGGAACGCCCCCAAATCGGCGCAGGCGAACAGTTTATGGTTGGGGTCTCTTTTCCCAGCAGCGCCCTACCCAACTACACGCCCTCCGAGCCTTCAAGCGGTGGCCCCGATCTCTCCATAATCTTCCCAATTATCTTCGGCGTCTTTGCACTTATCCTCATCATAGGCGTCATACGTGTTGCGCGAAAATCAGCCTACACTTCGCCTAAAGTCAGCATGGAGACACTCGGCGTCAAACGCGGCTTAACCGCCGTGGAAGCCGCTTACCTCTTGGACCTAAAACCGCCTCAGCTAGTCACCGCCATCCTCTACAGCCTACTTCAAAAACGCGCGGTTTGGGCACAAGAAACCAAGCCCTCCCTCAAACTCAAAGTGCTCCCACCCTACGAAGACAAAGTCGGACCCAAAGACAGTCCCCTGCGTTACTACGAAATAGATTTCCTCCGCGCTCTCCGCGCCGACGGAACCCTTGACGAAGAGAAACTGGCGCGAACAGTTATGTTTCTGCGAGATACGGTGGAGCAGAAGATGGAGGGTTTCAGCCGCAAGGACACAGTGGCGTATTATGGGCGGATTGTAGCGGAGGCTTGGACGCAGGTGGAGCAAGCAGGAACCCCCGAGTTAGCCTCTAACGCTTACGATCAGCAGCTACTTTGGCTCATGTTAGACCCCAACCAACGCACCAAAACCGAAACCGCATTCCGAGACCGCGTGTTCACGCCTAACCCGTTGTGGTTCTGGTGGTGGTACGGCTACACAGTTTATCATCCCCACCCCACCTATGTCCCCAACGTTTCCGTACCAGCCCAGTCGGGTCCAGCCCCAACCATTCCCGGCGCCCAATTCGCAAACAACATCGCTACAGCCATCGAATCCACAGGCAACAACATCGTAGTCAACCTCGAAAAATTCGCCAACTCCATCGTCCCCGCCCCACCCAAAGCCAGCCACGAACCAGCTCATAAAGGAGCCAACTGCGTATGCGCCTGCGCCGCATGTGCCTGCGCCTGTGCATGCGTCTCATGCGCTTGTGCCTGCGCTGGAGGAGGCGGACACTAA
- a CDS encoding radical SAM protein has translation MSFLKKQKIPTGRFSYRAEDKYKGMSLQLRVEPSRQGVMAINANTILHLNHTATALAYFFMQGLPQAEVVKKMRSLYRVSEQTANADYEQLVYTISTLAQTEKIDPVTFLRIEKEDPFTYQYTAPLRMDLALTFRCQNDCVHCYAGGPHETPELTTEQWKAVIDKLSDIGVFILTFTGGEPTLRDDLPELLLYAQHRGMVTGLISNGRRLKDPAYVAQLEKSGLDFVQITLESHKPSVHDAMTQSEGSWKDTVVGIKNAVHSQIYVSTNTTLSKQNADHFLTTIDYIKELGVDAFGCNSLIYSGKASQASDEFALSIEQLKVLLPQVREKAQMLQLKFLWYTPTQYCQFDPVQYGLGLKSCTAAMITACVGPNGDVYPCQSYFESLGNILTKPWDTIWRNPLAEKLRKREYVEDKCKDCGQLQVCGGGCPLELQNKNINNQAEGGA, from the coding sequence ATGAGTTTCCTCAAAAAACAAAAGATACCCACAGGACGGTTTAGCTACCGCGCCGAAGACAAATACAAGGGCATGTCCCTGCAGCTCCGCGTTGAACCCAGCAGACAGGGCGTCATGGCGATTAACGCTAACACGATTCTGCACCTCAACCACACCGCAACCGCACTGGCATACTTTTTCATGCAGGGGCTACCTCAAGCGGAGGTGGTTAAGAAGATGCGAAGTCTCTACCGCGTCAGCGAGCAAACCGCCAACGCCGATTATGAGCAGCTTGTCTACACGATTAGTACGCTGGCGCAGACCGAAAAAATCGATCCCGTTACGTTTCTGCGCATCGAAAAGGAGGATCCCTTCACTTACCAGTACACCGCCCCGCTACGCATGGACTTGGCGTTGACTTTCCGTTGCCAAAACGACTGCGTGCACTGCTACGCTGGAGGACCACATGAAACCCCAGAATTGACGACGGAACAGTGGAAGGCAGTCATTGACAAACTCAGCGACATCGGTGTCTTCATCTTAACCTTTACCGGCGGCGAACCCACACTCCGAGACGACCTGCCCGAGCTTTTGCTGTATGCTCAACATCGTGGCATGGTCACGGGGCTAATTAGCAACGGGCGCCGCCTCAAAGACCCCGCCTACGTGGCACAATTAGAAAAGTCTGGGCTGGACTTTGTCCAAATCACCCTTGAATCCCACAAGCCATCCGTACACGACGCCATGACTCAATCTGAGGGCAGCTGGAAAGACACTGTGGTAGGCATCAAAAACGCGGTGCACTCCCAAATCTACGTCTCCACCAACACCACCCTTAGCAAACAAAACGCTGACCACTTCCTAACAACCATCGACTACATCAAAGAACTCGGCGTCGACGCATTTGGCTGCAACAGCCTCATCTACAGCGGTAAGGCGTCCCAAGCCAGCGATGAATTTGCGCTGTCCATCGAGCAGCTTAAGGTGCTGTTGCCGCAGGTCCGCGAAAAAGCGCAGATGCTTCAACTCAAATTCCTCTGGTACACGCCCACGCAGTACTGCCAATTTGACCCCGTCCAATACGGGCTGGGCCTAAAATCCTGTACAGCGGCTATGATTACGGCATGTGTCGGACCCAACGGCGACGTGTACCCCTGCCAAAGCTACTTCGAATCACTCGGTAACATCCTCACTAAGCCGTGGGATACGATTTGGCGCAACCCCCTTGCCGAAAAGCTCCGCAAACGCGAATACGTGGAGGATAAGTGCAAGGATTGCGGTCAGTTGCAGGTTTGTGGCGGCGGATGCCCCCTTGAACTCCAAAATAAAAATATCAATAATCAAGCGGAAGGGGGCGCTTAA
- a CDS encoding HAD-IB family phosphatase: protein MESMQKPRLVVFDVEGVLIPKNRFFFEVGRTLGFWKLIRLLLLGFLYEVGALRLDSALRRIFGEMHGMKLETMAEVFNRIPASPYLQGFFEQLHSRGCKIALISSGLPTILVEKLAECVGAQYAYGIDVEIVNGRVTGKIGGDAIEKNGKLKIFSRIITQENLRLRDCAVVADDRNNSCLYLPGMLKIGFNPDFVLRVKADRVVNGRLQGIIPIIDGEPHKRSFPSTNDFVREDIHASGIFMPVIASLIGVPIVASIIIVIAIIYTASELFRLQGRQLPFISAVTRHAASQSEIYGFAAAPLYFACGIVLTLVLFPAQAAGAAIAMFCLGDSTASLFGGMISTSLPFNKGKTWEGSLVGFFFAFLAGCFFVPPQIALIGAAIAMTVEVLPLPLNDNVLIPVITGAALTLLL, encoded by the coding sequence ATGGAGTCCATGCAGAAGCCCCGCCTTGTTGTTTTCGACGTTGAAGGAGTACTTATCCCCAAAAACCGCTTCTTCTTTGAAGTGGGCCGAACCTTGGGGTTCTGGAAGCTGATTCGACTGCTCCTGTTGGGTTTTCTCTATGAAGTGGGCGCGCTTAGACTAGATTCTGCTCTTCGCCGCATCTTTGGCGAAATGCACGGCATGAAACTCGAAACTATGGCGGAGGTTTTTAATCGGATTCCCGCGTCGCCTTATCTGCAAGGTTTTTTTGAGCAACTCCACAGTCGCGGCTGCAAAATCGCGCTTATCAGCTCTGGGCTGCCCACGATTCTTGTCGAGAAGTTAGCGGAATGCGTCGGCGCACAATACGCCTATGGCATTGACGTGGAGATTGTGAACGGTAGAGTGACAGGGAAAATTGGGGGCGATGCCATCGAAAAAAATGGCAAACTCAAAATCTTTAGCCGCATCATCACCCAAGAGAACCTTCGCCTACGGGACTGCGCCGTGGTGGCAGATGACCGCAATAACAGTTGCCTCTATTTGCCAGGGATGCTTAAAATCGGTTTTAACCCCGACTTCGTATTGCGGGTCAAAGCGGACCGCGTCGTGAACGGTAGACTCCAAGGCATAATCCCCATAATCGACGGCGAACCCCACAAACGCTCCTTTCCCTCCACCAACGATTTCGTTCGTGAAGATATCCATGCTTCAGGCATCTTTATGCCCGTCATCGCCTCCCTCATCGGCGTCCCCATAGTCGCATCCATAATCATTGTAATCGCCATAATCTACACGGCATCCGAGCTTTTCCGTCTCCAAGGCCGCCAACTCCCCTTCATCTCCGCCGTCACCCGCCACGCAGCTTCCCAGTCAGAAATCTACGGTTTCGCCGCTGCCCCGCTCTATTTTGCCTGCGGCATAGTTTTGACGTTGGTGCTTTTCCCTGCTCAAGCCGCGGGGGCAGCCATCGCGATGTTTTGCCTCGGCGACAGCACGGCTTCTTTGTTTGGCGGGATGATTTCGACGTCTCTGCCGTTTAATAAGGGTAAAACTTGGGAGGGGTCTTTGGTGGGTTTCTTTTTTGCTTTTTTGGCAGGCTGCTTCTTTGTTCCGCCTCAAATCGCGTTGATAGGCGCCGCAATAGCCATGACAGTAGAAGTTTTGCCGCTACCCCTAAATGATAACGTACTCATACCCGTCATAACTGGCGCAGCGCTGACGTTGCTACTTTAG
- a CDS encoding MGMT family protein: protein MPKRKPTWQEKLHDSKGCPKVSPINDKLRKSWGTGTVVIPAPLEVDAYMRQVPEGKVITINEIRQALAVKHGATIGCPITTGIFAWIAANAAEEQKQEGKTDTTPYWRTLKVKGMINEKYPGGVETQTILLQGEGHTVVKKGKNSYVKDYQNALYQLK, encoded by the coding sequence ATGCCAAAACGTAAGCCTACTTGGCAAGAAAAACTCCACGACAGCAAAGGCTGCCCCAAAGTTTCTCCAATTAACGATAAACTGCGCAAAAGCTGGGGCACAGGAACAGTTGTCATACCTGCGCCTCTTGAAGTAGACGCGTACATGCGGCAGGTTCCCGAGGGCAAAGTGATAACCATTAATGAAATACGCCAAGCCTTAGCCGTTAAACATGGCGCCACCATCGGTTGTCCCATCACCACGGGCATTTTTGCGTGGATAGCAGCCAACGCCGCAGAAGAACAAAAACAAGAAGGCAAAACCGACACTACACCCTACTGGCGCACCCTCAAAGTAAAAGGCATGATTAACGAGAAATACCCCGGCGGCGTCGAAACCCAAACCATACTACTACAAGGGGAAGGTCACACCGTAGTCAAGAAGGGAAAAAACAGCTACGTCAAAGACTACCAAAACGCCCTCTACCAGCTAAAGTAG
- a CDS encoding GIY-YIG nuclease family protein: MAFYVYILQCLDGSFYTGYTKDIDQRTKQHTEGKGARYTKAHKPQKLAYTETFDNRSQAMKREREIKKLSHQQKMNLITTKTEQEKQK; the protein is encoded by the coding sequence ATGGCGTTCTACGTTTACATTCTGCAATGCCTTGATGGCAGCTTCTATACAGGCTACACCAAAGACATAGACCAACGCACCAAACAGCACACGGAAGGGAAGGGCGCCAGATACACCAAAGCGCATAAACCCCAAAAACTCGCTTACACCGAAACCTTTGACAACCGAAGCCAAGCAATGAAGCGGGAACGCGAAATCAAAAAACTCAGCCACCAACAAAAAATGAATCTAATCACAACAAAAACAGAGCAGGAAAAACAAAAATAA
- a CDS encoding CooT family nickel-binding protein, with protein sequence MCEFDVIADGKVQFKDVIYTKVDADKVVVKNILGQAKEFAGYKIVEVDVPNTRLVITKI encoded by the coding sequence ATGTGTGAATTTGACGTAATAGCGGACGGAAAAGTCCAATTCAAAGACGTAATCTACACCAAAGTGGATGCCGACAAAGTCGTCGTCAAAAACATCCTCGGTCAAGCCAAAGAATTCGCGGGCTACAAAATCGTAGAAGTCGATGTCCCCAACACCCGACTCGTAATCACCAAAATATAA
- a CDS encoding Hsp20/alpha crystallin family protein translates to MSSDNDNNFPEWFKKRRNPSKDPFFGDIDDMFHEMEKLMDEEFKTFTEKVPKEFVKERKLPDGSTVKELGPFVYGYSMKIGPDGKPEIQEFGNVKKGLKGTPQIKEEREPLVDIIEDERVVRVVVELPGVEKTDIKLHGTEDSLEISVDTSQYKYYKEVQLPTKVRVKEATSTYKNGVLEVVLPKAEPSKPRGEPIDIN, encoded by the coding sequence GTGTCCTCGGATAACGATAACAATTTCCCTGAATGGTTCAAGAAACGCCGCAACCCCTCCAAAGACCCCTTTTTCGGCGACATAGATGACATGTTTCATGAAATGGAGAAGTTAATGGATGAAGAATTCAAAACCTTCACCGAGAAGGTTCCAAAAGAATTCGTAAAGGAACGCAAGCTTCCCGACGGCAGCACCGTCAAGGAACTGGGTCCGTTTGTGTATGGTTACAGCATGAAGATTGGTCCTGATGGGAAACCGGAAATTCAAGAGTTCGGCAACGTCAAAAAGGGCCTCAAAGGAACCCCGCAAATCAAAGAGGAACGGGAACCCCTCGTGGATATCATTGAGGATGAGCGAGTTGTCCGTGTGGTCGTGGAGTTGCCTGGCGTGGAGAAAACTGACATTAAACTGCACGGTACCGAGGATTCACTGGAGATTTCGGTGGATACCAGCCAGTACAAGTATTACAAAGAAGTGCAACTACCAACCAAGGTCCGTGTCAAAGAAGCCACCTCCACTTACAAGAATGGCGTGCTGGAAGTGGTGCTTCCAAAAGCGGAGCCCTCAAAGCCCCGCGGCGAACCCATAGACATCAACTAA
- a CDS encoding DUF131 domain-containing protein, whose protein sequence is MWSQEESPEEGVAVSSRFLRLIMLGIGFVFVGVTVLAVAAFMADGSGSVGGVIFIGPIPIVFGAGPDSGWLITISIIIAVIMVGLFWVLNRRPRS, encoded by the coding sequence ATGTGGAGCCAAGAAGAATCCCCTGAAGAAGGCGTCGCGGTTTCGAGTCGATTTTTGAGGCTTATAATGTTGGGGATAGGGTTTGTGTTTGTGGGTGTGACTGTTTTGGCTGTTGCCGCATTCATGGCAGACGGGTCAGGTAGTGTGGGCGGCGTCATATTCATCGGACCCATACCGATAGTGTTCGGCGCGGGACCCGACTCAGGCTGGCTAATAACAATTAGCATAATTATTGCTGTAATAATGGTTGGCTTGTTTTGGGTATTGAATAGACGCCCAAGAAGTTAA
- a CDS encoding DUF131 domain-containing protein produces MDLAVFYTVGTALIVAGIVVIVLAVILASLRRGGSKGEGEAEGKNETHAAGIIMIGPIPIIFGTDKKSVKTVLLLALALTIMALIAYLVYYWLVR; encoded by the coding sequence ATGGATTTAGCGGTCTTTTACACCGTGGGCACCGCATTGATTGTGGCTGGGATAGTGGTGATTGTGTTGGCGGTGATTTTGGCTTCGCTCAGACGAGGCGGTAGCAAAGGTGAAGGCGAGGCTGAAGGGAAAAACGAGACGCATGCGGCGGGTATAATCATGATTGGTCCCATTCCAATTATTTTTGGAACAGACAAAAAATCCGTAAAAACCGTGCTATTGCTCGCGTTGGCGCTAACCATCATGGCGTTAATTGCGTATCTGGTGTATTATTGGCTGGTGAGGTAA